AATAGTTCCGGACCGGGGGTCAGCCTTCCTTGTTGGGCGGCCAGTTGTGGGTCTTGATTTCGGAGCTGTATTTCAGGAATGCCACCAGATCGTCGAGCTGGGCGTCGGTCAGGTGGAAGTTGGGCATCTGGCGGCGGCCGGGAACCTTGCTCGGCTGGGATTTCATCCAGGCCTTGATGAACTCGGGACCACGGCGCGGGTACACGTTGCCGAGTTCGGGCGCGAAGTACGCGCCTTCACCCAGCATGGTGTGACAGCCGATGCAGTTGTTGGTTTCCCAGATCTTCTTGCCGCGCACCACCTGGTCGGTAATGGCGGCGCGGTTGTCGTACTGGGGGAAGCTCCGCTCGGTCTGGAATGTGAGTGCCAGAAAGAGCAGGAAGAAGAACGTCGATCCGCCGTAAAAGATATTACGGGCCGTCGACTTGGTGAAGCTAGCTGCCATGCCACATCCTTTCTGTAAGTGCCTTTGCAACACGATGTAATGTAAGTTTCACGCGGCTCCGGAGGCATTGACCCCAATCAATCAAAAACCGGCCGGTCCGTTTGTACACTGGAGCCTCGAAATCGGCAGTACAAGGATGGTTATTCATGAAGAACACCAAGAATGCATGCACAGTGGAGACCACCGGTGCTTCGCGGCCCGAATCGGGGCCGCTGGTCAGCCTGGTAGGAGCAGGCCCGGGCGACCCGGAGCTCCTGACGCTGCGGGCGCTACGGCGGCTGCGCGAGGCAGACGTGGTGCTTTACGATCTGCTGGTTTCGCAAGAGATCCTCGACTTGATTCCCGAACGGTGCGAATGCATTTGCGTAGGCAAGCGTGCAAACAGGCATATGTTGCCACAGGAAGAGACAAACCGCATGATTGTCAACAAGGCGCGTAAGGGCTTGCGGGTGGTTCGCCTCAAGGGCGGCGATCCGTTCATGTTCGGCCGCGGCGGCGAGGAGATGCAGGAACTGGCCAGCGAGGGCATTCCCTGCGAGGTGGTGCCGGGTGTGACGGCGGCCATGGGGGCGGCATCCAGCACCGGCATTCCGCTCACGCACCGCGATCATGCGCAGATGGTGAGTTTCGTGACGGGACACCGCAAGAAGGACTGTGATGATCTGGAATGGGTGCGCCACCTCAACCCGGCGTCCA
The DNA window shown above is from Brachymonas denitrificans and carries:
- a CDS encoding c-type cytochrome — protein: MAASFTKSTARNIFYGGSTFFFLLFLALTFQTERSFPQYDNRAAITDQVVRGKKIWETNNCIGCHTMLGEGAYFAPELGNVYPRRGPEFIKAWMKSQPSKVPGRRQMPNFHLTDAQLDDLVAFLKYSSEIKTHNWPPNKEG
- the cobA gene encoding uroporphyrinogen-III C-methyltransferase, whose product is MKNTKNACTVETTGASRPESGPLVSLVGAGPGDPELLTLRALRRLREADVVLYDLLVSQEILDLIPERCECICVGKRANRHMLPQEETNRMIVNKARKGLRVVRLKGGDPFMFGRGGEEMQELASEGIPCEVVPGVTAAMGAASSTGIPLTHRDHAQMVSFVTGHRKKDCDDLEWVRHLNPASTLVVYMGLGEAPRIAAELMAHGHAAETPVAAVASATTPQQRVVTTTLGALAQTLAGSGLESPVLLIIGSVVTLHGDLYPLIEQAKRGMPEMA